ATTGATCCTTCTGTTACCAAATCAACTTTTATTCCAAGCTTATCTGTAAGTTCATTTTCAATTCGCAATAATTGAAGAAGTGAAATATTACCATGAAAACGCACAAGAATATCAATATCGCTTCCTTTTCCATCTTCTTTTCGAGCATAAGATCCGAACAATCCTATTAACTCCGGATTATATTCCCTTAAATGCTTGAGGATAATATTTCTAATTTTTTGTCGAGACATACTTCAAATTTAGCAATTTTTTTTAACAAAAGCTATATCATTGATCGATCACCAATCTGCACCAATGATTAAGCACGTAAAGCACGCCATATAAGAGATCTACACAGTTATAAAATTTGCAGGACAAATTTTATAAAGAAAAGTTTCTTTATTCTCCTTCGTGTGACGATATTTTGAATCTTTGATTCAAAAATCGGATTCGCGGTTAATATTCTTTTTTTCTTCTTTCTTATCTTTCGTGTTCATACGCGGTTGATTCTTCTTTATATTTGTGTTCATTAGTGGTGTATATTTTTTCTTATTAAACTCGTAAAGCTATATGCCGCTGCAGCTCGTAAAGATATTTGCCGCTTGACAAGAGATGAAGGATTGACATTCATTATCTGTTTTTATAAGGCAATTGAAGTGTTTCAACAAAATCTGAAACTGATTCGAGTCCAGGATCTTTATGGACAAGTACAGCCTTTTTATCGTGAGCTGTCGCGGCAATAAAAGCGTCGGAAACGGAAAGCCTGTGGTTTGCTTTTATCCTGCCGGCCGACAATGTAATTCTTTCGCAGGGCTCGACGCATTGCAGGGGTAACGCTTTTAGCAATATTACCAATTCTTTTGCCGCGCTTTCTCCTTTTCCCTGCCATGCTATGTAATAAACTTCGGTAAAAGAGATAAAAGAAATAAAACTCTCGCATTTTTTGTTTCTTGATCTCGTTAAAATATCATCTACCGTTTCGCTCCCTTTTTCGTCTTTTATGAGAGTAAACAGTGCTGAAGTATCTAAAACGTATCTTTTATTCACTTTTCCGCTCTTCATTCCTCGATTCTATCAAAGCTTTCAAGAAATCTATGTTTTTATATTTCCCCCTCAACTCATTTACAGGATCTTTTGGTATAGGCAGAACTGATATTGTAAATCCGTCGTCAAGCCAAGCCAGTTTAGACTTTGGGAGAATTTTGTATTTTTTTCTTATGGCCGAGGGTATGGCGGTTTGACCCCTTATGGTTACCGTGCTTAGCATATTAGCCTCCTTTATTATCATTGAAATTATACAAGATAAAAATAATATTTACAAGATAAATTAAGTATTTTACCTGTAATATCTTAAAAAGTCATGACGGGATGGAATTTGACATTTCCATGTTTATGCAATAGCTTATACTATAAAACACGAGGGAATACTAAAGTCAATGTTGTTTGTTTTGATTACAGGAAAGAACATTTTTTAAATGAAATTTGTTATGATCTTAGGATATGTCTTGTTGATCCTGGGCGCCGTTTTATGTCTTTTCTGCTTTTCGATATACGTTCTTTCGCATCTGACATACCTTTCAGTATGTTTCAATAAGTGGGTGATGTCCGAAGCCCCCAGGTATGCAACCGATCCGATATTGTATCTACTCGGCTCATATTTTTGGCTTTTTGTCGCTTTCATCGGAATGATAATGATCATGTTTCAAAAGATTTATGTTAAAGTTCTCGGCGAGAATAAATAAACTTCACCTCCTTGGAAACCGGTATTTTTACGTAACACTGATTTTGTCGTTTCTCGCAGTTCTCACTGCCGTGCCTGTTGTCAACATGTCTATTTTCAGATTCCTCAATAATTTATCGTCGGTAACGGGAGAGAATGTCTGGATTTTTTTTACATTCTTTTCCGACGGGTTGGTCTCTTTTGTCATCCTGACTCCTTTTGTTAGGAAAAAACCTAAAATAATATTTGCTGTCATCATCGCCGCAATAATTTCGACAATATTAAACCAAATACTGAAGAGGTCATTTCACGTCCTCAGGCCGACGAGGGTCCTGGACAGGAACTCAATGATTCTCATAGGACCTGACTGGGGACAGTATTCTTTTCCGTCGGGGCATGCGTCGATGGTTTTTGTACTGGCTTCAGTTATATCCGAAGAGGGGAAGAGGCCGCTTAAAATAATTGTTTTGTTTATAGCTTCAATTATCGCCATTTCACGGGCAGTCGTCGGGGTCCATTGGCCGTTTGACATAACTGCTGGAGCCGCTATGGGATGGATTTCAGGTTGCTTGGGTTACTGTATTGCCGGAAAGATCTTGTGGGGCACAGGCAGAAAAGCGGCGATCTTTTACGGATTTCTTTTGGCAGTATGCTGTATCGTTCTTTTTTTGTGGGACTATTCGGGTTTTGATGGAATCATGCTTTTTCAAAAGACAGTAGCCCTTGTTTTCTTTGCTGTTTGTTTAGTTGAAGTTTTTTATTTGATGAAAAGATCGCCTAAATCTTAAAACACTGCATATTGAATTCTCGTATTCCAAACGATTTTGACTTGATTTTATTCTGAAATTATCGGACAATTCGTTTTTATACATCGGTCATTGCGCTCGTAAAGAGTGAAAACGATATTTTTATCTCGCCCTCGTAGCTCAGTGGATAGAGCATCGGTTTCCTAAACCGGGGGCCACAAGTTCGAATCTTGTCGGGGGCGAAATCTACGATCTTAAAGGAGAAGAAATGACGAAAAATCTTCCTCATCAGGAAATAGGACACGACGATGCTTTTATTAAATACATAAAAAAAATCGTCATTCTCATCAAAAAGTATCCCTATCATTCGGCCATTGTTGTAGTCGCGGCCGTATCTCTCATAGTCCTTTTGTCCAACCTCTTCGGACGAAGAGGCGACACGATGAAAACACAGGATCACATTCTTCTAACCATGAATAATTTTGACGCCCTGTATTACGGAGAAAACACACAGGAAGTCCTGACAGCTTTGACCCAGTCGATGGACAGGCTTTCGAAAATCTCCAACCAGGACACTACATCCAAAGGACTCATAACAACTCTCGAAGGATACTCTTTTGCTCTCCAGCTTCAATACCAAATGGCCGCCGAAAAATGGCAGAAAGTCTTCGGAGGGGAAGTGAATGCGTCCAAAACGGTCGCGCTCGTGGCGACCTTGGGTTTCACGGATATGGTTGACCCGATTAATTCAGTGTCCATAATCTTTCCGAGACTGCAGGAATTCTTTGTAGAAGATTCCGGGCTGGCCATGCTGGCTCTTCTCGACGCCGGCGAAAACGCTGTTTTTGCGCTGATGTACGATACTTCAGCCGCCGTAGACACTTCTACAGTTCAGTTATACGACATGGGAAAAATGGCTCTCGATTTTTCGGTTCACAACATGACCAACTTGTCTCTTAAAAATGAAGCGCTTTTCTACAGAGAAATGATAGACGTCGCCTATCAGGTCAGAAACAACAAAATAGAGACAGAATAAATAACGACTCAAGTATCGGAAATGCATTTTTTAGCTGAAAATGCATTTCGCCTTTTTATTACCCGTGTTTGAGAATCGAACCAGTAGTAAATTTACAGAAAATCAGGAATTGTAACAGAAATTACAACTGATTTTTCAACGGGAACCCCATATTTTTTTCAGTTGTTCGACTGATTCTGCCATGGATTTTTTCTTTTTTTTCTTCTTTTTATCGGATTTTTTTTCAAGAGCCTTCATGCTCAGATTGATCCTTTTGAGTTCTTCGTCGACGGAGACGACTTTCACTTTCACTTTTTTTCCGACTGAAATGAATTCTTCCGGTTTCGTGACAAACGAGTTCGAGAGTTCGGATATGTGTACCAGTCCGTCTATGTGAACTCCGATATCGACGAAAACGCCGAAATTCGTGACGTTTGTGACGACGCCGTCGAGTATCATATCGGTCCTGACTTCAGAGATGTCTGCGACTCCTTCGTTAAAAAGGAACATCTGAAAATCTTCGCGAGGATCCCTGCCGGGATTTTTCAATTCAGTGAAAATATCAAGAACTGTCGGGAGACCGAAGGATTCCGTCGTGTACTTTTCAGGGTTGATTTTTGAAAGCAGTTCAATGTTCGCTATGAGATCGGAAAGAGGTTTTTTGAGGTCATCTGAAATCTGATTGACAATGAAGTAGGATTCGGGATGTATGCCGGTCGCATCCAGCGGCTCGTCCCTGCCTTTGATTCTGAGAAATCCGGCGCTCTGCTGAAAAGCCCGTTCTCCGTACATTCGCACATTCATAAGATCTTTTCTGCTATTGAACGCTCCTAAATTTTTTCTGTGATCCACTATGTTTTTGGC
The candidate division WOR-3 bacterium genome window above contains:
- a CDS encoding AbrB/MazE/SpoVT family DNA-binding domain-containing protein, with amino-acid sequence MLSTVTIRGQTAIPSAIRKKYKILPKSKLAWLDDGFTISVLPIPKDPVNELRGKYKNIDFLKALIESRNEERKSE
- a CDS encoding PIN domain-containing protein — its product is MKSGKVNKRYVLDTSALFTLIKDEKGSETVDDILTRSRNKKCESFISFISFTEVYYIAWQGKGESAAKELVILLKALPLQCVEPCERITLSAGRIKANHRLSVSDAFIAATAHDKKAVLVHKDPGLESVSDFVETLQLPYKNR
- a CDS encoding phosphatase PAP2 family protein, with product MLKFSARINKLHLLGNRYFYVTLILSFLAVLTAVPVVNMSIFRFLNNLSSVTGENVWIFFTFFSDGLVSFVILTPFVRKKPKIIFAVIIAAIISTILNQILKRSFHVLRPTRVLDRNSMILIGPDWGQYSFPSGHASMVFVLASVISEEGKRPLKIIVLFIASIIAISRAVVGVHWPFDITAGAAMGWISGCLGYCIAGKILWGTGRKAAIFYGFLLAVCCIVLFLWDYSGFDGIMLFQKTVALVFFAVCLVEVFYLMKRSPKS
- a CDS encoding nucleotidyltransferase domain-containing protein, with translation MSRQKIRNIILKHLREYNPELIGLFGSYARKEDGKGSDIDILVRFHGNISLLQLLRIENELTDKLGIKVDLVTEGS